Proteins from one Telopea speciosissima isolate NSW1024214 ecotype Mountain lineage chromosome 1, Tspe_v1, whole genome shotgun sequence genomic window:
- the LOC122658246 gene encoding uncharacterized protein LOC122658246 has product MPPAALMGTTMPEPILRRRNSISSSVIPAKLNLSSNDDENLNFPIVDGGRKVLHAVDDLELVSFRSKTNYTSLKDLLPSSPAAGVQSPRAVPGAESGYEICIRNRLVKQAAWAYLQPKSVTPGSSGRHFFQRIWDGFSSDYLRNSVNDCLGFLNRQVFSKIACMFGQLLGLICVGRNKGR; this is encoded by the coding sequence ATGCCTCCCGCTGCTTTGATGGGTACGACCATGCCGGAGCCTATTCTTCGACGGAGAAACTCTATATCTTCTTCTGTAATTCCTGCAAAGCTCAATCTTTCTTCAAACGATGATGAGAACTTGAACTTCCCCATCGTTGACGGTGGAAGAAAAGTCCTGCATGCTGTTGACGATCTGGAGCTTGTCTCATTCCGATCGAAGACGAATTACACATCTTTGAAGGATCTCCTGCCATCATCGCCCGCAGCTGGTGTCCAGTCTCCCAGGGCTGTTCCAGGTGCTGAGTCCGGCTATGAGATCTGCATCAGAAATCGCCTTGTTAAGCAAGCGGCTTGGGCTTATCTACAGCCTAAGTCTGTGACGCCTGGCTCTTCTGGTCGACATTTCTTCCAAAGGATTTGGGACGGATTCTCCAGTGATTACTTGAGGAATTCGGTCAATGACTGCCTTGGGTTCTTAAATCGGCAAGTTTTTTCGAAGATTGCATGTATGTTCGGTCAGTTGCTCGGATTGATTTGCGTCGGGAGAAACAAGGGACGGTAG